From Geotalea uraniireducens Rf4:
AGTTCAGGCGAATGAACCCAGGCTAAAGTTTCCCAGAAAGGTTTGCCGATCGCTTCAGATTTCGTGCCTCCTATCACATCGAAAGCTGAAGAGTTAATGTCCAGAACAGTTCCATCCGGTTTCAATACGCTTATTAATGAAGATGACTGATCGAACATGACACGCAAGAGCGCATAACTCTCAGCCTCTTCCATCTGCTTGCGCTCTTTGGCTCGCATTTTACGTAAGAAATGTTTCAGAAGATTTGCCCGCATAAAGTTAGCCTTCGTTCGAGGGGATCCAATGGGCTTGATAAACATTATAACAGGTTAATGGAATAGTAGCCATCGGCGGTGTTTTCCCTTTACCCGAGGTACGGGATGGCTACTCAAGACCTTGAGGATAAGACTTGAAGATACGCATGGCGGGTGACAGACCATGAACATGGCCATGGGGGAGCAGCGAGATGGAGAGGGCGTAACACACAGTCAAACCTTATGGCGTATCTCTTAGACGATAGCCGACTCCCGGCTCAGTCAGGATGTAGCGGGGGCGGGAGGGGTCTGTCTCGATCTTGTGGCGCAGGTTGCTGATGTTGACGCGCAGCACGTGGGGCTGTTCAACGTAGGCAACACCCCAGATCTGCCGGAGGATCTGGCTGTGGGTCAGGACCTTCCCCGCATGGGTCACCAGCAGGCGCAGCAGTTCGTATTCGGTGGGGGTTAGTTGCACCTCTTCGCCGCGGACCGTTACCCGGCGGCGGGGGAGGTCCACTTCCAGCTCGTTTATCCGGTAGACCGGTTCCGGGACCTGCTGCATGGAGCGGCGCAGCGTCACCCGTATCCGGGCGGTCAGTTCCCCGATGCCGAACGGCTTGGTCAGGTAGTCGTCGGCGCCGGCGTCCAGGGCCTTCACCTTGTCGTCTTCCCGCTCCCGCACCGACAGGACGAGGATCGGCACCTGCGACCATTCCCGTATCCGCCTGATCACCTCCACCCCGTCCATGTCCGGCAATCCAAGGTCAAGGAGGATCACATCGGGCTTGATTGCTA
This genomic window contains:
- a CDS encoding response regulator; the protein is MSSEKTSASLPRILVVDDEMAIQRFLRTALDTGEFSLHQAENGHAALAAAVAIKPDVILLDLGLPDMDGVEVIRRIREWSQVPILVLSVREREDDKVKALDAGADDYLTKPFGIGELTARIRVTLRRSMQQVPEPVYRINELEVDLPRRRVTVRGEEVQLTPTEYELLRLLVTHAGKVLTHSQILRQIWGVAYVEQPHVLRVNISNLRHKIETDPSRPRYILTEPGVGYRLRDTP